The Lycium barbarum isolate Lr01 chromosome 10, ASM1917538v2, whole genome shotgun sequence genome includes a region encoding these proteins:
- the LOC132612610 gene encoding serine/threonine-protein kinase D6PK-like encodes MASNFGAGPPVEPKQKRAGARQTAEINDSSSFFAQMSKMNELSLNLSDKLPESGKITTHDADGPRNDKKSANHNRRGSNDLSIDKSKDAPNVSTPKQYEVNGTRSSLESSIDQEKKTTEQTSGKNSSVSGKVSDGTSSLTKNSGPVESGKSSMCRGSTSTDVSDESTFSSFSSSINKPHKTNDVRWEAIQAVRSKDGSLGLSHFRLLKRLGCGDIGSVYLAELSGTKCYFAMKVMDKASLASRKKLLRAQTEREILQSLDHPFLPSLYSHFETDKFSCLVMEFCPGGDLHTLRQRQPGKHFSEQAVKFYVAEVLLALEYLHMLGIIYRDLKPENVLVREDGHIMLSDFDLSLCCAFSPTLVKTSALELEPLRKNSGYCVQPACIEPSCIQPSCVVPTTCFSHRLFSSKSKKERKPKNDINTQVRPLPELMAEPTSARSMSFVGTHEYLAPEIIKGDGHGSAVDWWTFGIFLYELLFGKTPFKGSGNRATLFNVVGQPLRFPESPVVSFAARDLIKGLLIKEPQNRLAYKRGATEIKQHPFFEGVNWALIRCASPPEVPKPVEFDRLPIPAPSTNQKTVPAAVAPNQKGSDNYLEFDFF; translated from the exons ATGGCTTCAAATTTTGGTGCTGGACCTCCCGTAGAACCAAAACAAAAACGTGCTGGAGCTCGACAAACAGCAGAAATTAACGACTCTAGCTCTTTTTTCGCACAGATGTCAAAAATGAATGAGCTTAGCCTTAATCTTTCTGATAAATTGCCAGAATCTGGCAAAATTACAACACATGATGCGGACGGGCCCCGGAATGATAAAAAGTCAGCTAACCATAATCGAAGGGGGTCTAATGATCTGTCAATTGATAAATCTAAAGATGCTCCCAATGTGTCGACACCTAAGCAATATGAAGTAAATGGAACTAGAAGCTCACTCGAGTCATCTATCGATCAAGAAAAGAAAACTACTGAACAAACAAGTGGAAAGAACAGTTCAGTTTCTGGAAAAGTCAGCGATGGTACTAGTAGTCTAACAAAAAATAGTGGACCTGTTGAGAGTGGAAAGAGCAGCATGTGTAGAGGAAGCACGAGCACTGATGTGAGTGACGAAAGCACCTTTAGCAGTTTTAGCAGCAGTATAAACAAACCCCACAAAACAAATGATGTGAGATGGGAAGCTATCCAAGCCGTCCGATCTAAAGATGGTAGTTTAGGTTTGAGCCATTTTAGATTGCTGAAAAGGTTGGGTTGTGGAGATATTGGAAGTGTTTACTTGGCTGAATTGAGTGGGACCAAGTGTTACTTTGCTATGAAAGTCATGGATAAAGCATCTTTAGCTAGCCGTAAGAAACTTCTTCGTGCTCAGACAGAAAGAGAAATTTTACAATCACTTGATCATCCTTTTCTTCCGTCTCTTTACAGCCACTTCGAGACTGATAAGTTTTCGTGTTTGGTTATGGAATTCTGCCCTGGAGGGGATCTTCATACTCTTCGGCAGAGACAGCCAGGGAAACATTTTTCTGAACAAGCAGTGAA ATTTTATGTTGCTGAGGTCCTTCTAGCTCTAGAGTATCTCCATATGCTTGGGATTATCTACCGCGACCTTAAGCCAGAAAATGTCCTTGTTAGAGAAGATGGACATATAATGCTTTCGGACTTTGACCTGTCACTTTGTTGTGCTTTTAGCCCGACGCTTGTCAAGACATCAGCCCTAGAGTTGGAGCCTCTCAGGAAGAACTCCGGTTACTGTGTCCAGCCGGCGTGCATCGAACCTTCGTGCATTCAACCATCATGTGTGGTCCCCACAACATGCTTCTCCCACCGCCTCTTTTCCAGCAAGTCCAAGAAGGAACGGAAACCCAAAAACGACATTAACACCCAAGTTAGACCATTGCCAGAGCTCATGGCGGAACCTACTAGTGCTCGCTCTATGTCATTTGTCGGGACCCACGAGTACTTAGCACCGGAGATTATCAAAGGTGACGGTCATGGAAGTGCAGTGGATTGGTGGACTTTCGGGATCTTTCTGTATGAACTCTTGTTCGGTAAAACTCCGTTTAAAGGATCCGGTAACCGAGCTACATTATTCAACGTAGTAGGGCAACCTCTTAGATTTCCGGAATCACCGGTCGTTAGTTTTGCAGCGAGGGATCTGATTAAGGGTTTACTCATAAAAGAACCACAGAACAGATTAGCATACAAAAGAGGGGCAACTGAGATAAAACAACACCCTTTCTTTGAAGGTGTTAATTGGGCGCTAATACGGTGTGCTAGTCCTCCCGAGGTCCCTAAACCTGTTGAATTCGATAGACTACCGATTCCAGCACCCTCTACAAATCAAAAGACCGTTCCCGCAGCAGTAGCTCCCAATCAAAAGGGTTCTGACAACTACCTCGAATTTGATTTCTTCTAG